AAtagggatgttttttttttttttttttcaatttctgTTTAACAATGAGATGCCCATGCCAGATAGATATCTCTATGGTGAAGGATGCATTTTGTCTTAGAGCTATAATACATTGTCATGTTTGTGGGACAGTTTTCTAAAGCTAGTTTATGTATTGATTCAAAGTCCACCGCTATaaatcttttttttctctccatatttTCTCTAattacaaaaatgtttttttcatcTTTACATTGTGTGTACACTGTACATGTTTATAATTTGTGTTTCTGTAGCATGTAAAAGTTGTATGGCTAGCCTATACCTGCTTAAAGTTGAGCATTTAAGAGTACATACTGCAGTGGAAGAAACCCTGAAATCCAACTCCTCAGAGCAAATGGAGGGAAAAAAAGATTCTTCATATTTCTAAGGTAAACAGAAAATGACGTAACAGCCAAGCCAGCTGGGTTTCACATGGGAAGGTGACAAGGTGAAACAACTCCTCACTTGGGGCTCTGACTCTAGTTCAGCGTcatgattgaaatttaaaggcaacgttCCTGCGTTAGTGGTGACTGCATGTACGGTGAACACGTAtatcggctcaatcggaaatgacctttTCCATTTCTATCGTGCAATCTGTAACACTTCAGTAATCCAGACTGAAGAGCGCCTCAAGGTTTGGATCTACAACGCCCCAGGGTGAGACTGACAGATCCAAGTTGGGTAAAAGTTCACATGATTCTCAGCGTTGCAGGAGCCTTTGAACTGTTGAGGATTTTAAACAAGATAAAATGTTCAGATATTCTCCTGTGTCACTGACATGTACCCACGTCCTGGTTTGAACTCCCTCACTGTCATTGTGTAACCTGGAAACAATAAGAAAAATGACCTTAAGACTGTTGAAACACTCTGGATTCAAGGCTAACAGTCGTATCTGACGATCTTAAAAGCAATCAATTAAACAATCGCTCATATGCTAAATCTTTTACCAAAATTCAGAGAACGGACTTCATCTGTCCAATACAAAGGCGGACACTATTCCCATCGGTGTGTACATGCCCAGTCAATCAACAGCTTTCTCTCCAACAATGTGTGTAAACAAAGTAAGATGAGTTACTTTGACATTAGCAAATGTATTTACGCCTTTTTATATACCCTGTACAATGTATACATTTGACATGCTTATTGTAGAACTAAAAATATGTTAACATGACCATTTTGTCTTTTTAGGTAAAAAAAAACCAAGCAAACCATTCTAACTATTTCACTGACTTGAGTCAATTTAGAACAAGGTCTAAATTACATCGTGGTAATTCTCTAAAACAAAACTATTCCTGATACAGGACTTATGTAAACTGATAGTACAGTTCAAAATGTAATTCACAGTATTTCTTATGGACGCtagaaaacttttttttaaagcagaaACACAGGTCCAAAGCCATAAGAGAACATGATTATTTTTCAGCTTTTTTTAATGCTTGAATAACAAGTTAAAATAATTGGACATCTCAGTGAGAGCAagatgcagagggagggagactaTCTTAGGCTTTCGAAAGTAACAAAGAGCTGTCCAGAAGTCTCCAGGGAAGGTGGAGTTGTGTTAAGTGCACACGTAGTCACACCAGGCCAGCTCCTTCAGACACTACTCACTCAATAACATTTCCCTCCATCAGAGAGAGGTTTTATACCTCCACCTATACAGATAATGGTGACAAACTTGCAGCCAACTGATGTCATACCAAACAGGTCATCTCCTAGGCAAGAAAACTATTCGTCTTCCTCTTTTTGGATTATTTAACCAGTTGATCAGTTCTCCGAGGAGGAATACGTCTCGTTTGAACAAAGTCCTGAGTCTTCCACTGTGCAGCTTATTCTTTTGTTAATTATTTATCACAAATGTACATTGAGTGACGAGTGAAGttgaaaaaaatctatttaaaaaaaGAATCTAGTAGAATGTTAATTTCTCATGTGGTAAAAATACAGTATATTCCCAATAATACAGCACCACGTTCAAATATTCGGGATGACATTCCTGTTGCTGTTGAATTTCACTTTTATATAAAGGTTGATATTTAAAGTATTCCAAGTCTGCAATGAGAGGGAAAGATGTCAGGTTTGCAGACAGTCCCATCATTCTTTACACAATCAAGATGAGTTGAAACCGGCTCCTGGTTTTCCACTCATAACCATGCACAGTCCAGCATAGAGATTCTGAGAGTAAGACAGAGGCAAAGGAAAGATACTTACATTGTTCTGCGTCTCTGGTCGAACAGAGAAAATCTACTGTCTAAGGTCATTGTACAGTCCATTAGTAGAACATTCGTGGGAGTTTCCATTGGGTTGACCTAAGCCATTACCTACAACAAAACATTATGGTCAAAATGATAGAGTGACAAACTGAGAAACAACCACCTATAGAAACCACATCTGCTTGTTTTATTACCTGTGTGTTCGTTGAAGTGGCAGTGCGATGCGTTTTGAGGAGCTGCTGTTGGTGATCCATCACGAGAGGAGAAGGAGCGGTCGTTGTCATCAGCGCGATGGCGTTTCTTAGGGTATCTGTTGTCCTGGTAACGTCGCTTCTTGCTCGCCCTCTCATCGTCGCTGCTGCTTGCCCTGCGACCCTCCAGGGGGGCATTGGGGTCACGGTGCCCCTCGGGACTCTGGGTAGAGTGGATCTCACCCCCTGACTTCTCATCCTCCGTGTCAGTGTCGTACCTCCTACttttgttgtgtttggaggaactGCTGCCGTCGGCTGCCCTGTCAGAGGAATTCACGTCAAAGGTCCTGGAAGAAAGAACACCCAGGTCAGAGGTAATATAGATCAGTTGTTACTTTATCTGACAGTGTCTCATTGTGGAGGCTTAAAGACTGCCTTACCTATtatctctgtgcctctctctgtccttGGACTTCTTCTTCTTGCTCTTCTTGGGTTTCTTGGCCTGACGCTCCTCAGAGctgtcctttctctcctctctgtgaggCTCGGATCGTTTCACCAGGGCTGGGGAAAGGGCTGGGAGGGGCTGACTGGGCTTAGTGCTGGAGCTCAGTGGGGTGGGCAGAGGGGTCTCCTGTGAAGGGTAGTAACACCTCTCTTTACCTTCATCCCTCCACCTTGAGCGTCCATGAGGCTCCTCTCTGTGTGGGAGGCTGTGGTGGCTGTGCTCCCTCCTGTCCCTATTCCTGTCCTTACTCGTTCtgtggtggtaatggtggtgacagcggtccctgtccctctctctggggTGATAGCGTCGCTGTGAGAGGAATGCCTCAGACTCCCAGTTCCGGTGTCTGTCCCGGCTGAGCGAGCGGTCCCGGTATGACCGATGGTGGTCTCTGTCTCGGTGGTCTCGCCGGTGCCGGTAGTGGTCTGAGTCATGGTCCCGGTTGCGTTCACGGCTCCTGTCCCAGTGGTACCTATCCCCTTCTCCGTCTTTATCCCGGTCAGAAGAGTACAGCCGGTCTCGATCCCTATCGCAGTCCGAAGAATGTAGTCTGCCTTTCTCCTTATCCCGATCGGAAGAGTCCAACCCGCCTTTCTCCTTATCCCGATCGGAAGAGTCCAACCCGCCTTTCTCCTTATCCCGATCGGAAGAGTCCAACCCGCCTTTCTCCTTATCCCGATCGGAAGAGTCCAACCCGCCTTTCTCCTTATCCCGATCGGAAGAGTCCAACCCGCCTTTCTCCTTATCCCGATCGGAAGAGTCCAACCCGCCTTTCTCCTTATCCCGATCGGAAGAGTCCAACCCGCCTTTCTCCTTATCCCGATCGGAAGAGTCCAACCCGCCTTTCTCCTTATCCCGATCGGAAGAGTCCAACCCGCCTTTCTCCTTATCCCGATCGGAAGAGTCCAACCCGCCTTTCTCCTTATCCCGATCGGAAGAGTCCAACCCGCCTTTCTCCTTATCCCGATCGGAAGAGTTCAACCCGCCTTTCTCCTTATCCCGATCGGAAGAGTAcatctggtctcttccatctctgGAGCTGGGCTTTCCATCCAGCCCTACAGCTGGGCTGTTCTGGGTCTCCCTGACGTCCTCCCCAGATCCCCTGTGTGGGGCTCCAAGATCTTTTGTGGCTCCCAGGCCAGGTCCGGAGAGGACTGGGGTACTGAGGCAGCGGGGGGTGGGCTGGAGGAATAAGACCCCAGGGTTGGAGCTGGATTCCCTCAAGGCATCGGTAAGTGGTTTAGCTCCAACATCAGCCAATGTGGATGGAGGTTTAGCAGTGGTTGATGGTGCGTGGTGAGGGAGGGGGCCAGAGTGAGTTTTAGCCTTTTTCTCTGGGGTGAGGGAGAGGCGGCTGTCGATGTCGGCACTGTGCAGGGCTTGAGAGGTGCTGGCCTGGCTAGCGGTGGTGCAATACACCTCTTTGCTGTAGAAAAATATGACATTTTCATGAATTACTGGATCTTCAAATCATCAAGCAACGTGGATCAAAAGAAGAGAATTTGATCACGCTCACCTTGGGCCACTGTGGTGAGCCTCCGCCCCATTAGACATGCTGGAACCCAAACCGGGCGACATCGCATGACCGTTACCGTGGATCTGcacaacaacagacacacataatGAGTACACAGGTGATGTGATTTGTGGAGTTCAGTAAAGTATTTAAAATGTGTGTCGACTGAGTATAGGTACCTTCTCAGGGTGTTTGATGTTGTGGTGTCCGTTCTGACTGAGTTTGGAGAAGCTGTTGGTCCCGTTACGGTGCATGGTAGCCTGGCCATTACCGATGCCGTTGGTCTTGAGGGTCAGCACTCTGGGGACGGGGCCGTAGactgtctctcccttcctcccgtTAACGTGAGGCTGAGCCGTGCCGTTCCCCAGACCACTGCCTCCCTCCTGGTCCGACTCCTCAGACGACTCCTGGCCGTACGGCACCAGGAACGACGCCCCGTGACCGTTTCTGTTAACGGAGGGAGTGCCATTAATGCGAGGATCCCGGGGCGTAGACATGTCTGATGTAGACTGTGACGAAGAGGGCGGCTGGGCATAAGAGGATGATGAGGGGCGGATCTGTTTGCCCTGACCGATGAAGAAGGAGAGCTTCTGGCGCTTGGCAGGGTCAGGGATGCCTGTGGGACGGTtgagaggatgggaggaagaggtGGCGAGCGGGCTGTAGCTAGTCTTGCCCATGCTGTTGTCACTGCTGGTGCTGGGCTTAGAGCCAGAGGGGTAGTCCCTTAGCGAGCTGTTCCCATTGACGTGAAAGATGTTCTGTGAGGGGAGGGGACACATTGGTTACAGGCTCTTACTAAACATCTTGCCTCTGAACAGATGATTGTGCAAAAGCTGGTGTGTTTAGGCTGTACCTTGGCCATGTGTGGGGGCAGCTGTGGCCCTATGAAACCAGTGCTGGTGTGTCGTGGCCCAATGTTGACCCGGGGTGTGAGAATGGGGCGGGGGGACAACTGGCCGAGGGGCCCCGCGGTCCGGCACGTGTGATTGTAGTCCCCTCCATTCTTCAGATCAGGTGACCTGGTGGCCAGAACAGGCAGCACCCATCACAGATCAAAAAGCTCAACCACAAAGGGAAAACAACCTGCACAGAACTGTTGCGTGGTCCAACACAATACTTTAACATGCCAATATTTTACACCATTCAAACAAGGCTCCCCTTGGTTGACATGAATGGGAGCTACTCACCTGATGTAGAAGAGAACATAAGCCTGCTGGTTGAGGACTGACCTGATGTCACTGACCAACACAGAGGAGTCATTCAACTGGTACCACTGGCCATTGCTAGcctgaaagagagagatttaTAAAACATGCATCACACTGACATACGTAAGTATGAACATAATCCTTTATAGACGACTAATCAAACATCTGGCTTACATAGAAAGGGTGAGAGGATTATTCACATGGGGGTTTGGGTTGTCGTCGTTAAGCTTTCTTTCATTGATTGTTCGAGAACCGTCCCACTAGTGATTTCTGTCAATATTGGAGCTTATCTtgaagtagcagtagtaatatATTAGGTTAGATGTTAGGGCTTACCCCAACATGGTGTATTTTAGGAAGCCctaaaatacagtgcattcgggaaagtattcaaaccaaTTCCCTTTTTCatctttgttacgttacagccttactctattttcaggcctctccagagatgttcgatccgggctctggctgggtcactcaaggacattcagagacttgtcctgaagtcaTTCCTGCAtcgtcttgtctgtgtgcttagggtcgttgtcttgttggaaggtgaaccatcgccccagtctgaggtcctgagcgctctatagcaggttttcatcaaggatctctctgtactttgctctgttcatctttcccttgatcctgactagtctcccagtccctgctgctgaaaaacatccccacagcatgatgctgccaccaccatgcttcaccgtagggatgttgccaggtttcctccagatgtgacgcttggcattcaggccaaagagttcaatcttggtttcatcagaccagagaatcttgtttctcattgtctgagtcttttcggtgccttttggcaaactccaagcaggctgtcatgtgccctttaatgaggagtggcttccatctggccactctaccataaaggcctgattggtggagtgctgcagagatggttgtccatcgggaaggttcccccatcttcacagaggaactctggagctctgtcagggtgaccatcgggttcttggtcacctcccctgaccaagtcccttctcccccgattgcgcagtttggccgggcggccagctttagaaagggtcttggtggttacaaacttttTCCATCTAAGAAtgatgaggccactgtgttcttggggaccttcaatgctgcagaaatgttttgttaacCTTTCCCAGATcagtgcctcaacacaatccttcgacctcatgcctttgtttttgctctgacatgcactgtcaactgtgggagcttatatggacaggtgtgtgcctttccaaatcatgtccaatcaattgaacttaCCCCAGGTGGGCTCCAacgaagttgtagaaacatcaaggatgatggGGCTCCTAGAAGTGTAACTACACTGGTTCAAATacaggttgtatcacaaccagccgtgattgggagtcctatagggcagcgcacaattggcctagcgtcttTGGCCGTTGtgggccgtcattttaaataagaatgtgttcttaatgacttgcctagttaaataaagataaaataaaatgatcaatggaaacaggatgcaccagagctcaacttcgagtctcatagcaaaggttctgaataatTATGTAGATAAAGGtgttacaaataaaaacagatttttttgctttgtcattattgtatGTAGATGGAGTAAAAATCTATTTTGGAAaagggctgtaacgtaataaaatgtgggaaaagtccaggggtctgaatactttcggaatgcactgtatattagtGCTTACTTTGACGTAGCAGTAGTAGTGTCCAGCGTGGCAGCTGAAGCCAGAGTGCACCAGGACAGCATAGAGCACGTAGACCTGGGGCTCGCCGAGGGACTGCGACATGAAGGGACGCAGGTCTAGGCACTCAGCATACCTTACGTCCTAAAGGAGAGAAACAGGCAATGGCAGTGGAAATCTAGATAAagatctgtaaaaaaaaaaaaaggatttcCATGTACATTTTGCTGTCACTGACCATGTTTCCTGATGTCTTACCTTAGCGATCTTGCCCCCGTTGTAGTTGGCGAATCGCTTCAGTGAGATGGTGAGCACATTAGCGCTGCGGTGGATGGTGAATCTCTTAGAGGCTGGAACCATCTTCTTACACCTGCACAGACAGATCAGTTAGAAATACCAAAAACAAAACATGCAGAATTGGGTCGCAATAACACTGGTTTAGGCAGCTCTATACTGAGATGAACAACAATAACACTGGTTTAGGCAGCTCTATACTGAGATGAACAATAACAACACTGGTTTAGGCAGCTCTATACTGAGATGAACAATAACAACACTGGTTTAGGCAGCTCTATACTGAGATGAACAATAACAACACTGGTTTAGGCAGCTCTATACTGAGATGAACAATAACAACTCTGGTTTAGGCAGCTCTATACTGAGATGAACAATAACAACACTGGTTTAGGCAGCTCTATACTGAGATGAACAATAACAACACTGGTTTAGGCAGCTCTATACTGAGATGAACAATAACAACACTGGTTTAGGCAGCTCTATACTGAGATGAACAATAACAACACTGGTTTAGGCAGCTCTATACTGAGATGAACAATAACAACACTGGTTTAGGCAGCTCTATACTGAGATGAACAATAACAACACTGGTTTAGGCAGCTCTATACTGAGATGAACAATAACAACACTGGTTTAGGCAGCTCTATACTGAGATGAACAATAACAACACTGGTTTAGGCAGCTCTATACTGAGATGAACAATAACAACACTGGTTTAGGCAGCTCTATACTGAGATGAACAATAACAACACTGGTTTAGGCAGCTCTATACTGAGATGAACAACAATAACACTGGTTTAGGCAGCTCTATACTGAGATGAACAATAACAACACTGGTTTAGGCAGCTCTATACTGAGATGAACAACAATAACACTGGTTTAGGCAGCTCTATACTGAGATGAACAATAACAACACTGGTTTAGGCAGCTCTATACTGAGATGAACAACAATAACACTGGTTTAGGCAGCTCTATACTGagatgaacaacaacaacactggTTTAGGCAGCTCTATACTGAGATGAACAACAATAACACTGGTTTAGGCAGCTCTATACTGAGATGAACAACAATAACACTGGTTTAGGCAGCTCTATACTGAGATGAACAACAATAACACTGGTTTAGGCAGCTCTATACTGAGATGAACAACAATAACACTGGTTTAGGCAGCTCTATACTATACTGAGATGAACAACAATAACACTGGTTTAGGCAGCTCTATACTGAGATGAACAACAATAACACTGGTTTAGGCAGCTCTATACTGAGATGAACAACAATAACACTGGTTTAGGCAGCTCTATACTGAGATGAACAACAATAACACTGGTTTAGGCAGCTCTATACTGAGATGAACAATAACAACACTGGTTTAGGCAGCTCTATACTGAGATGAACAATAACAACACTGGTTTAGGCAGCTCTATACTGAGATGAACAACAATAACACTGGTTTAGGCAGCTCTATACTGAGATGAACAACAATAACACTGGTTTAGGCAGCTCTATACTGAGATGAACAATAACAACACTGGTTTAGGCAGCTCTATACTGAGATGAACAATAACAACACTGGTTTAGGCAGCTCTATACTGAGATGAACAATAACAACACTGGTTTAGGCAGCTCTATACTGAGATGAACAATAACAACACTGGTTTAGGCAGCTCTATACTGAGATGAACAATAACAACACTGGTTTAGGCAGCTCTATACTGAGATGAACAATAATAACACTGGTTTAGGCAGCTCTCTATACTGAGATGAACAATAACAACACTGGTTTAGGCAGCTCTATACTGAGATGAACAATAACAACACTGGTTTAGGCAGCTCTATACTGAGATGAACAATAATAACACTGGTTTAGGCAGCTCTATACTGAGATGAACAATAACAACACTGGTTTAGGCAGCTCTATACTGAGATGAACAATAATAACACTGGTTTAGGCAGCTCTATACTGAGATGAACAATAACAACACTGGTTTAGGCAGCTCTATACTGAGATGAACAACAATAACACTGGTTTAGGCAGCTCTATACTGAGATGAACAACAATAACACTGGTTTAGGCAGCTCTATACTGAGATGAACAACAATAACACTGGTTTAGGCAGCTCTATACTGAGATGAACAACAATAACACTGGTTTAGGCAGCTCTATACTGAGATGAACAACAATAACACTGGTTTAGGCAGCTCTATACTGAGATGAACAACAATAACACTGGTTTAGGCAGCTCTATACTGAGATGAACAATAACAACACTGGTTTAGGCAGCTCTATACTGAGATGAACAATAACAACACTGGTTTAGGCAGCTCTATACTGAGATGAACAATAACAACACTGGTTTAGGCAGCTCTATACTGAGATGAACAATAACAACACTGGTTTAGGCAGCTCTATACTGAGATGAACAATAACAACACTGGTTTAGGCAGCTCTATACTGAGATGAACAATAACAACACTGGTTTAGGCAGCTCTATACTGAGATGAACAATAATAACACTGGTTTAGGCAGCTCTATACTGAGATGAACAATAACAACACTGGTTTAGGCAGCTCTATACTGAGATGAACAATAACAACACTGGTTTAGGCAGCTCTATACTGAGATGAACAATAACAACACTGGTTTAGGCAGCTCTATACTGAGATGAACAATAACAACACTGGTTTAGGCAGCTCTATACTGAGATGAACAATAATAACACTGGTTTAGGCAGCTCTATACTGAGATGAACAATAACAACACTGGTTTAGGCAGCTCTATACTGAGATGAACAATAACAACACTGGTTTAGGCAGCTCTATACTGAGATGAACAATAATAACACTGGTTTAGGCAGCTCTATACTGAGATGAACAATAACAACACTGGTTTAGGCAGCTCTATACTGAGATGAACAATAACAACACTGGTTTAGGCAGCTCTATACTGAGATGAACAATAATAACACTGGTTTAGGCAGCTCTATACTGAGATGAACAATAATAACACTGGTTTAGGCAGCTCTATACTGAGATGAACAATAATAACACTGGTTTAGGCAGCTCTATACTGAGATGAACAATAATAACACTGGTTTAGGCAGCTCTATACTGAGATGAACAACAATAACACTGGTTTAGGCAGCTCTATACTGAGATGAACAACAATAACACTGGTTTAGGCAGCTCTATAATGAGATTAACAATAATAACACTGGTTTAGGCAGCTCTATACTGAGATGAACAATAATAACACTGGTTTAGGCAGCTCTATACTGAGATGAACAATAATAACACTGGTTTAGGCAGCTCTATACTGAGATGAACAATAATAACACTGGTTTAGGCAGCTCTATACTGAGATGAACAATAATAACACTGGTTTAGGCAGCTCTATACTGAGATGAACAATAATAACACTGGTTTAGGCAGCTCTATACTGAGATGAACAATAACAACACTGGTTTAGGCAGCTCTATACTGAGATGAACAATAATAACACTGGTTTAGGCAGCTCTATACTGAGATGAACAATAATAACACTGGTTTAGGCAGCTCTACTGAGATGAACAATAACAACACTGGTTTAGGCAGCATTTTGCTGAGATGAACAATAAATTAATCCAGATCTACTCACTTAGCGCATCTGTAGGCATTCTCTCCATCTAGCTGCTCAGGCTTAACAAACTGTTCCAGAGCCTTTGTGATACTGGGAGCAGTCTGAAAGGTAACACGGGTGACAGTTGTCAATGATGCATTCTTAGCAAGACACAATGGTTTGACAGGTTCCCCCTTTGTGCAGCATGAAAGGCAGTTCACCGTTACCTTTATTTCCAAAGCAACATCCAAATAAGGGTCAAACGTGTCAGAGACTGCTTTGCAGTTGAAACATTTTACTGTAAAAAAACATACACAATTAGATCATCTTACCTATTAACAAATGGCAGTCATCGAATGTTTTAATGGTGTACAAGACACAGCGAGAAAGTATAGAAATCAAACTTATTCAGCAGTTGTCACAGTGCTttacagatacagttgaagtttacatacacttaggttggagtcattaactcgcttttcaaccactccacaaatttcttgataacaaactatagtttggcaagttggttaggatatctactttgtgcatgacaagtcatttttccaacaattgtttacagacggattatttcacttattaattcactgtatcacaattctagtgggtcagaagtttacatacactaagttgactgtgcctttaaacagcttggacaattccataaaattatgtcatggataTAGaggcttctgataagctaattgagtcaattggaggtgtacctgtggatgttattcaaggcctaccttcaaactcagtgcctctttgcttgacatcatgggaaaatcgaaagaaatcagcaaagacctcagaaaaaatggtagaccttcacaagtctggttcatcctcgggagcaatttccaaacgcctgaaggtaccacgttcatctgtacaaacaatagtacgcaagtataaacaccatgggaccacgcagccgtcataccgctcaggaaggagacgtgttcggtctcctagagatgaatgtactttggtgcgaaaagtgcaaatcaatcccagaacaacagcaaaggaccttgtgaagattctggaggaaacgggtacaaaagtatctatatccacagtagaaCAAGGGAAAAGGGGGACACTTGCACGCTGAAGAACACcctcccaaccatgaagcacgggggtggcagtatcatgttgtggggtgcttttctgcaggagggactggtgcacttcacaaaataaatggcatcatgaggaaggaaaattatgtgaatatattgaagcaacatctcaagacatcagtcaggaagttaaagcttggtcgcaaatgggtcttacaaaaggaaaatgaccccaagcatacttttaAAGTTGTGGAaagatggcttaaggacaacaaagtcaaggtattggagtggccatcacaaagccctgacctcaatgctATAAAagatatgtgggcagaactgcgtgtgtgagcaaggaggccttacaaacctgactcagttacaccagctctgtcaggaggaatgagtcaattcacccaacttattgtgggaagcttgtggaaggctacccaaaacatttgacccaagttcaacaatttaaaggcaatgctaccaaatactaattgagtatgtaaacttctgacccactgggaatgtgatgaaataaataaaagctcaaataaatcactactattattctgacatttcactactaattttgaaaatgactctctccagaaaaaagtctctcactgttgccgcctgctaccgaacccccctcagctcccagctgtgccctgaacaccatttgtgaattgatttcccccatctagcttcagagtttgttctgttaggtgacctaaactgggatatgcttaacaccccggcagtcctacaatctaagcaagatgccctcaatctcacacaaatcatcaaggaacccaccaggtacaaccctaactctgtaagcaagggcaccctcagacgtcatcctgaccaactggccctccaaatacacctccgctgtcttcaaccaggatctcagcgatcactgcctcattgcctgtatctgctacggagccgcagtcaaacgaccacccctcatcactgtcaaacgctccc
This genomic interval from Oncorhynchus keta strain PuntledgeMale-10-30-2019 chromosome 2, Oket_V2, whole genome shotgun sequence contains the following:
- the LOC118372938 gene encoding ubiquitin carboxyl-terminal hydrolase 42-like isoform X1; this encodes MTIVDRSSEKSDLESVGCKRSGSLNFPGGDGNGMDSGCSSWGAGGPSSSDAPRVKTGGCMGPTPGATVNSSSADRPKEQVVLTSGDGIALPQKVLFPAEQLSLKWNQVHRIGSGLQNLGNTCFLNSALQCLTYTAPLTNYMLSREHSKTCHEPGFCMMCTMQNHITQVFANSGNVIKPIGVLNELKRIAKHFRFGSQEDAHEFLRYTVDAMQKSCLPLNKLDRQTQATSFIHQVFGGYLRSRVKCFNCKAVSDTFDPYLDVALEIKTAPSITKALEQFVKPEQLDGENAYRCAKCKKMVPASKRFTIHRSANVLTISLKRFANYNGGKIAKDVRYAECLDLRPFMSQSLGEPQVYVLYAVLVHSGFSCHAGHYYCYVKASNGQWYQLNDSSVLVSDIRSVLNQQAYVLFYIRSPDLKNGGDYNHTCRTAGPLGQLSPRPILTPRVNIGPRHTSTGFIGPQLPPHMAKNIFHVNGNSSLRDYPSGSKPSTSSDNSMGKTSYSPLATSSSHPLNRPTGIPDPAKRQKLSFFIGQGKQIRPSSSSYAQPPSSSQSTSDMSTPRDPRINGTPSVNRNGHGASFLVPYGQESSEESDQEGGSGLGNGTAQPHVNGRKGETVYGPVPRVLTLKTNGIGNGQATMHRNGTNSFSKLSQNGHHNIKHPEKIHGNGHAMSPGLGSSMSNGAEAHHSGPSKEVYCTTASQASTSQALHSADIDSRLSLTPEKKAKTHSGPLPHHAPSTTAKPPSTLADVGAKPLTDALRESSSNPGVLFLQPTPRCLSTPVLSGPGLGATKDLGAPHRGSGEDVRETQNSPAVGLDGKPSSRDGRDQMYSSDRDKEKGGLNSSDRDKEKGGLDSSDRDKEKGGLDSSDRDKEKGGLDSSDRDKEKGGLDSSDRDKEKGGLDSSDRDKEKGGLDSSDRDKEKGGLDSSDRDKEKGGLDSSDRDKEKGGLDSSDRDKEKGGLDSSDRDKEKGGLDSSDRDKEKGRLHSSDCDRDRDRLYSSDRDKDGEGDRYHWDRSRERNRDHDSDHYRHRRDHRDRDHHRSYRDRSLSRDRHRNWESEAFLSQRRYHPRERDRDRCHHHYHHRTSKDRNRDRREHSHHSLPHREEPHGRSRWRDEGKERCYYPSQETPLPTPLSSSTKPSQPLPALSPALVKRSEPHREERKDSSEERQAKKPKKSKKKKSKDRERHRDNRTFDVNSSDRAADGSSSSKHNKSRRYDTDTEDEKSGGEIHSTQSPEGHRDPNAPLEGRRASSSDDERASKKRRYQDNRYPKKRHRADDNDRSFSSRDGSPTAAPQNASHCHFNEHTGNGLGQPNGNSHECSTNGLYNDLRQ